The nucleotide sequence TGTGGCACGCTGACAGTTTTGGGACCCAGTATACCAACGAAACACTTACCATTGCTGTCAATAGACTCTCCCTAGAGAAAAATTGGTGTGATCCAAAACGAACCCCCCTTGGGCTTTTGAAAATGTAGGTGGGCTAATCTAGGCTGTGAAGGAGGTGCGGGCCAGGCCCACAAGGTTTAACATGGTGGATTGTTTCCCCCTGGTACTAATATCTCGGAAGTGGACGCCCAAAGCTTGGCATTGGCAGCCCAAGCGGTCCAGGCCTCAAATGGGAACGTGAATGATAATGGGGGGCATAGAGAGGAAGTGTTGGGTTGTGGGGAAAAGAGGCGAGTTACAGTGGATGGTGATAATACTCAGTTAGACGTTGACCCTAACAAGAAGAAATGAAGTGACGTGGAGCTCCCTACTCCACCAAGCAAGAAGCAGAAAACGGTGAGGTATCCTAATTGTGGACGCCCTCTATGGTTGAGCAATCTGAAAAAGAAAAGCTCCATAGTCAGGGGAGGTGGTCGAAAAGAGAGATCCACAGTATCCACTTATGTTGATCCCGGGCAACTGGAGGGCCAATTGTGCAAGGTGGTGGTCAACCCTTCAAAAGAATTAGAGGAAGCATAAAAGGTTTGGGTTGTTGGGCAAAGGACGTGGAGAAACAGAACTTGTATCATTGGTGAAGGCTGACGATGTTCAGCCCCGCCGAAAGCcatgaatattttaatttggAACTGCCGAATGATTGGGAACCCTCAGAAAGTTCAGGCTTTGCAGGATCTTATCCGACAAAAAGTTCCTAAACTGGTATTCTTATGCGAAACAAAGTGTAAGGCAGAGGTACTAAATGGCTTAAAGAGAGAACAGGGATTTAGAAGAGTTTTTGAGGTTAGTTCGAATGGACAATCAGGAGGTCTTGGTTTGTTCTGGACGGGTGATATTGACCTGAGAATTATCTCTTCATCAGATCGATATATTGACTTTGAAATAGGAGCAATTAGTGATGCAGTTCATTGGCGCTTCACAGGATTTTATGGGCACCTGGTAACTGGGGTACGGCATAATTCTTGGGATATCATGAGACGACTTGCCGTGAGTGATTCCCTTCCATGGCTCATAGGAAGGGATTTTAATGAGCTATTGGGCATCCACGAGAATGAAGGAGGACCTGTCCGTCCAATAAACCAGATAATGGCGTTTCAGAAAGCAATGTCTGACTGCCAACTACATGATCTAGGATTCTCAGGGACTCTTTACAATTGGATTACTACTAGGTCAGGGGTATCAAAGAACAACTAGACAAGATGCTTGCGACAGATAAGTGGAGGGATCTGTTCAGCAACGCTAAGGTCTCACATCTCGACCCTACCAAGTCTGACCATGTGCCCATTCTGTTGGAAATTGATGGACCACAGAACCATGTTAGGCACAGGGGTAAAGCGTTTCGGTTTGAAAACTTATGGGTTAATCATGAGGAGTGTGAAGGTATTATGCGTAATGCTTACAACCAGCAGAGTACCGGTGTACCAATGTTTCTGATTGTAAACAAGATCAGGGCCACAAGAGTAGCTTTATTAAAGTGGCAGCAAACAATTTTTAAAGGCAGGCAGGAGGAAATTAATGTTGTGCGACAAAAGTTCGGTTTCATCCTTGCCCAACCATTCACGGAAGATGCACTGGCTGAACGAAACCGGTTAATGCAGCGGTTTGATCAATTATTGGGTCAGGAAGAGATATACTGGAGGCAAAGATTGTGTGCGTTATGGATCAAGGCTGGTGACCGTAATACACAATTTTTTTCATCAACGAACCAGGAATAGAAGGGCCAAGAATTCTAAAAAACGGTtgaaagaggaaagaggagcctGGGTCTATGATGATGCAAGAATTGAATGCATGTTGATTTCATACTTTTAGGGAATATTTCAAACGGCAGGGAACAATCAGGATGATTATTGAGGCCGTGGACACTAAGGTAACGACAGAGATAACTAGCACGCTAGAAGCGGCAATCACTGATGAGGAGGTTCGAGATGCGGTATTCCAGATGCAACCGTCTAAAGCGCCGGGGCCCGACGGAATgaatcctttctttttccaaaaaCTTTGTAATATCGTAGGGGGGATATAACGACTGCAATTAAAAACTTCCAAGCCACAGGGAGACTATTGAAGCAAATAAACTTCACACACGCGACCCTTATTCCCAAAACAAAGGAACCAGATGAGGTAGCTCAATTTAGGCCCATTAGTTTATGCAATGTATTGTTCCAAATCATCTCTAAAGTACTTGCGAATCGCCTTAAAGGGCATAGTTCGAATAATGCGCATTTGTGCCAGGTCGTCATATTGCAGATAATACCATTTTGGCGTCAGAGATAGCTAACTACCTGTTTAGACGGCGCTGTGGAAAAAAAGGTTTTGCCTCGATAAAGCTGTATATAAGTAAGAATTGAGTGGGGGTTCCTACATTGAATCTTTACTAAGATGGGTTTTTTCTCAGCATTGGATCAAACTCATCATGCTTTGCGTGACTATGGTCTCTTATTCTGTTTTGGTGAATGGATGCCCACAGGGTTATATACTCCCATCGCGTGGATTACGCCAGAGAGACCCTCTTTCACCGTACTTGTTTATTCTCTGTGTGGAGGGATTGTCAGCACTAATAGCTTAGAGGGCATGGCAGGGAATGATACAAGATGTCTCCATATGCAAGGAAGCATCGATGATTAGTCATTTGTTATTTGCAGATGACAATTTACTATTTTGTCAAGCGACGAAATCAGACTGCAGGCAAGTACGGGAGGTCTTAAAGATGTATGAACATGCTTTCGGGCAGAAGGTGAACCTCGAGAAAAATGAGTCTTGTTTTAGCAGAAATGTAAAGCGACCGGTACAACGAAAACTTGCTGGGATACTTGGTGTGAACCGTGTGGAGCGGCATGAGAAAGACCTTGGTATGCCAACATTTATGGGAAGGAACAGAAGCTTGTGTTTTGGGTATCTAAAGGATCGTGTATGGAAGACATTAAAGAGTTGGAAGGGTTATATGCTAAGTGCGGCTGGGAAAGAGGTGTTGGTGAAGGTAGTGGCGCAAGCAATCCCAAACTACTCCTTGAGTTGCTTTCTTCTTCCCAAAACCTTCTATGATGACTTAAACAAGTTAATTGCTTCCTATTGGTGGAGTGGTGACAAAGGAGACAAGAAACTACATTGGTGCTCTTGGGAACACCTTTCTAATCCAAAAAATGAGGATGGTCTTGGGTTTTGACTCTTATATGTATTCAATTTGAGTATGCTAGCAAAGCAGGGATGGCGATTAATGGCAGACCATAACTTTCTGGTTGCTACAGTTTTAAAGGTTCTGGAAAAGAATTTGCACGACAAGGAAAGTTCTAAGCTTGTAAGATGGCAGGTGGGCACTGGGTAATCCATCCGTATCTGGGATGACCCTTGGATCCCTATCCCATCTCGATTTCACCCATATTCGCCCAAACCAACGGGGTGCACGATGGCAACGGTAAATGAGTTGATTAATCCAAGTGCAAAAAGTTGGAACATTAATATGCTAGAAAACCTCTTCTCTACTGAGGAGGTAAATTTGATCCGGACAATTCCATTAAGTGTTCGAAATCCGCCGGATCACTCGTTGTGGCATCACGAGAGACATGGAAGGTTTACGGTCAGGTCGGCCTACCATGTGGCAAGGAATTGGCTTCGGCCCACAAACCAGGCAACATCATCCTCTAACGCTAATGGTTCTAAGATTTGGGCAAAAGTGTGGAACGCAAACGTGCCACCGAAAGTTAAAATCTGCATACGGCGACTGACTAATGAGTTGGTTCCTACTAGGGCTAACTTGGTGGCAAGACATATTACCACGAATGTGGAGTGCGTACTGTGTGGTGGGTATGGGGAATCTACCATCCACCTAATGAAGGAATGCCATTATGCGAAATGTGTGTGGATAAGCTCGCAGGTGGGTCCACTTTTAAGGAACACTCACCTTTTATCCTTCCTAATATGGCTCAATGAGATTGTGGATCTAATACCTAAGGCAAGCTTTGATGTGTTTCTGATGGTTTGTTGGGCATTATGGGGGGCACGGAACAAGAAACTCTGGGACGATAAGCTGGTGTCTCCTAAGATATGCACTGCTAGTGCTATTCAATGGTGGTTGGAGTTTACCAGAATCACAAATCCAG is from Pyrus communis chromosome 10, drPyrComm1.1, whole genome shotgun sequence and encodes:
- the LOC137747827 gene encoding uncharacterized protein; the protein is MLATDKWRDLFSNAKVSHLDPTKSDHVPILLEIDGPQNHVRHRGKAFRFENLWVNHEECEGIMRNAYNQQSTGVPMFLIVNKIRATRVALLKWQQTIFKGRQEEINVVRQKFGFILAQPFTEDALAERNRLMQRFDQLLGQEEIYWRQRLCALWIKAGDRNTQFFSSTNQE